In Sebaldella termitidis ATCC 33386, one DNA window encodes the following:
- a CDS encoding GNAT family N-acetyltransferase has protein sequence MEIIHKKEQKQFEAWENNEMLGHMTYTWIGDDKFIIDHTVVEIPAEGKGVGKSLVMAGVDFARKNNLKILPLCPFAKLIFDKNNDIHDVLMK, from the coding sequence AGAACAGAAACAGTTTGAAGCATGGGAAAATAATGAAATGCTGGGACATATGACTTATACATGGATAGGGGATGATAAATTCATTATAGACCATACTGTGGTAGAAATTCCGGCGGAAGGAAAAGGTGTAGGAAAGAGTCTGGTGATGGCAGGTGTTGATTTTGCCAGAAAGAATAATCTGAAAATATTGCCTTTGTGCCCGTTTGCAAAACTAATATTTGACAAAAACAATGATATTCACGATGTTTTAATGAAATA